DNA from Intestinimonas massiliensis (ex Afouda et al. 2020):
CATCTTTGCCTACGGCACCGAGGAGCAGAAGCAGAAATACCTGGTGCCCTTGGTCAAGGGCGAGAAGATCGGCGCCTTTGGCCTCACCGAGCCCAACGCCGGCTCCGACGCCGGCGGCACCGAGACCACCGCCGTCCTCAAGGGGGATCACTACGTCCTCAACGGCGGCAAGATCTTCATCACCAACGCCCCCAAGGCGGACACCTATGTGGTTTTTGCCGTCACCACGCCGGACATCGGCACCCGGGGCATCTCGGCCTTCATCGTGGAAAAGGGCTGGAAGGGCTTCGAATTCGGCGACCACTACGACAAGATGGGCATCCGCTCCTCCTCCACCGCCGAGCTCATCTTCAACGACGTGAAGGTACCCCGAGAGAACCTGCTGGGCAAGGAGGGGGACGGCTTCAAGATCGCCATGTCCACCCTGGACGGCGGCCGCATCGGCATCGCCTCCCAGGCGCTGGGGATCGCACAGGGCGCCTATGAAAACGCCCTGGAGTACGCCCGGGAGCGCATCCAGTTTGGCAAGCCCGTGGGTTTCCAGCAGGCCATCTCCTTCAAGCTGGCCGACATGGCCACCAAGCTGCGCTGCGCCCGGATGCTGGTCTACTCCGCCGCCGAGCTGAAGGAACACCATGAGAGCTACGCCATGGAGGCCGCCATGGCCAAGATGTACGCCTCCGACATCGCCTTGGAGGTCACCAACGACGCCATGCAGATTTACGGCGGCGCGGGCTTCATGAAGGGAATGGACGTGGAGCGGGCCTACCGCGACGCCAAGATCACCACCATCTACGAGGGCACCAACGAGATCCAGCGGGTGGTCATCGCCTCCCATATCCTGGGCAAGCCCCCCAAGAGCGAGGGCGGCTCCTCCAGCCGCCCCAAGAAGCCCGCCCCCGTCACCGGGGTGCGCAAGAAGCTGATCCTCCGGGACGGCACCCCCGCCGAGCAGGTGGCCGCTCTGGTGGAGCACCTGAAAAAGGACGGCCACGACTTTGCCGTGGGCATCCCCCTGGACACCCCCATCCCTCAGGCGGAGCGGGTGGTCTCCGCGGGCAAGGGCATCGGCGAGAAGAAGAACATGAAGCTTGTTGAGGCCCTGGCCAAGGCCGCCGGCGCCGCAGTGGGCTCCTCCCGCCCGGTGGCCGAGACCCTCAAATACGTCCCCCTGGACCGCTATGTGGGCATGTCCGGCCAGAAATTTACCGGGAACCTCTACATCGCCTGCGGCATCTCCGGTGCCATCCAGCACCTGAAGGGCATCCGGGACGCCTCCACCATCGTGGCTGTCAACAAGAACGCCGGCGCCCCCATCTTCAAGAACTGCGACTACGGCATCGTGGGGGATGTGAACGAAATCCTGCCGCTGCTCACCGCCGCGCTGGACTGCGGCGAGAAGCAGCCCGCGCCCCCCATGGTCAAGATGAAGCGGCCCCAGCCCCCCAAGCCCGAGCCCATCGGCAAGCGGTACGTCTGTGGCGGCTGCGGCTATGAGTACATCCCCGAGCTGGGCGACGAGGACGCCGAGATCGCCCCCGGCACCCTGTTCGAAAAGCTGCCCGAGGACTGGGTCTGTCCCGAGTGCGCCGAGGGCAAAGATCAGTTCATCGAAGCGTAACGTCTGGAAGGAGGAAGAATTATGCATTGCGTGAGAACCGTCACCGACCACCTCTACTGGGTGGGCGCCAACGACCATCGTCTCCACCTGTTTGAGAACATCCACCCCATTCCCCGGGGAGTCTCCTACAACGCCTACCTCCTGCTGGATGAGAAGAGCG
Protein-coding regions in this window:
- a CDS encoding acyl-CoA dehydrogenase family protein is translated as MFFKTTDAHEALRAKVRQFAENEVKPIAFLLDQQNEFPDEAVKKLAELGLMGIPYPKEYGGAGLDVLSYAIAVEELSRVDGGTGVILSAHVSLGSWPIFAYGTEEQKQKYLVPLVKGEKIGAFGLTEPNAGSDAGGTETTAVLKGDHYVLNGGKIFITNAPKADTYVVFAVTTPDIGTRGISAFIVEKGWKGFEFGDHYDKMGIRSSSTAELIFNDVKVPRENLLGKEGDGFKIAMSTLDGGRIGIASQALGIAQGAYENALEYARERIQFGKPVGFQQAISFKLADMATKLRCARMLVYSAAELKEHHESYAMEAAMAKMYASDIALEVTNDAMQIYGGAGFMKGMDVERAYRDAKITTIYEGTNEIQRVVIASHILGKPPKSEGGSSSRPKKPAPVTGVRKKLILRDGTPAEQVAALVEHLKKDGHDFAVGIPLDTPIPQAERVVSAGKGIGEKKNMKLVEALAKAAGAAVGSSRPVAETLKYVPLDRYVGMSGQKFTGNLYIACGISGAIQHLKGIRDASTIVAVNKNAGAPIFKNCDYGIVGDVNEILPLLTAALDCGEKQPAPPMVKMKRPQPPKPEPIGKRYVCGGCGYEYIPELGDEDAEIAPGTLFEKLPEDWVCPECAEGKDQFIEA